A stretch of Ipomoea triloba cultivar NCNSP0323 chromosome 13, ASM357664v1 DNA encodes these proteins:
- the LOC116002994 gene encoding coiled-coil domain-containing protein SCD2, whose amino-acid sequence MEARRTESPVYARHWSSESGVLNPPAAAPRPHHGRSSSVSGMSSIKRTQNVAAKAAAQRLAQVMASQAAAGNDDEDEDNDDLGFRFAPPPLPLSRTASGPPNTSNNKINGNAAKASASSSKISSRSSSPSLARNMVEETPSHRSTSAGRPLTSTRPAPAVPTSRSSLKTPIPIPQIDPPTNKPQEKRFSPNLGQVNLKDGGHQPGTSALHDELDVLQEENENLLEKLRVAEERFREAEARVVEFEKQVAALGKGVSLEAKLLNRKEASLRQREAALKEAKAKEGVDVELATLRSDVKNAKNEATAAVDQLRGTETEVKALRSMTQRMVLSQNEMEEVVLKRCWLARYWGLAARYGICSDIAITKYEYWSSLAPLPFEIVLSAGQKAKEECWQKGDDSPERGKHVQDLSDLTGEGNIESMLSVEMGLKELTSLKVEDAIVLALTQQRRPNSARTSISDLKSPGDPKYMEAIELSPEESEDVLFKEAWLTYFWRRAKALGIEEEIANKRLQFWISRSAQSPTSHDAVDVEQGLTELRKLGIEHRLWEASRKETDQDSSLIGK is encoded by the exons ATGGAGGCGAGGAGAACCGAGAGTCCGGTGTACGCGCGCCATTGGAGCAGCGAATCCGGAGTTCTCAATCCACCGGCCGCCGCGCCGCGTCCGCACCATGGTCGCTCCTCCTCCGTTTCCGGAATGTCCAGCATTAAGCGCACTCAGAATGTCGCCGCCAAAGCTGCTGCTCAGCGGCTTGCTCAGGTCATGGCCTCCCAAGCCGCCGCCGGCAATGACGACGAGGACGAAGATAATGATGATCTCGGCTTCCGATTCGCTCCTCCTCCTCTGCCTCTGTCCAGAACTGCCTCCGGCCCACCTAACACCAGTAACAATAAAATTAACGGTAATGCTGCCAAGGCATCTGCTTCGTCCAGTAAGATCAGTAGcagatcctcttctccttcg CTAGCTCGGAATATGGTGGAAGAAACTCCATCTCATCGGTCAACATCAGCTGGGAGGCCTTTAACGTCAACTCGTCCTGCACCAGCAGTACCAACTAGCCGTTCGTCACTGAAGACTCCAATACCCATACCACAAATTGATCCTCCTACCAACAAACCACAAGAGAAAAG ATTCTCACCAAATTTGGGACAAGTAAATTTAAAAGATGGGGGCCATCAGCCTGGCACTTCTGCACTCCATGATGAA CTTGATGTGCtacaagaagaaaatgagaatCTTCTGGAAAAG CTTAGGGTTGCTGAGGAGAGATTTAGGGAAGCTGAAGCTAGAGTTGTGGAGTTTGAGAAGCAG GTTGCTGCTCTTGGTAAAGGAGTGTCCTTAGAAGCCAAATTATTGAACAG AAAAGAAGCTTCTTTGCGCCAGAGGGAG GCTGCACTAAAAGAGGCAAAAGCAAAAGAGGGGGTAGATGTGGAGCTTGCAACACTCCGTTCTGATGTTAAG aatGCGAAAAATGAGGCAACAGCTGCTGTTGATCAACTTCGAGGGACTGAAACTGAAGTCAAAGCTCTGCGCTCTATGACACAAAGGATGGTGTTAAGCCAGAATGAAATG GAAGAAGTTGTTCTCAAAAGATGTTGGCTTGCTCGTTATTGGGGTTTAGCTGCTCGGTATG GTATCTGTTCGGATATTGCTATCACTAAATATGAATATTGGTCATCTTTAGCCCCTCTTCCCTTTGAAATAGTCCTCTCTGCTGGACAAAAAGCGAAGGAAGAATGCTGGCAAAAAG GTGATGACAGTCCAGAAAGGGGCAAACATGTTCAGGACTTGAGTGATCTGACTGGAGAAGGAAACATTGAGAGTATGCTTTCAGTAGAAATGGGCTTGAAAGAGCTTACGTCACTCAAG GTTGAAGACGCAATTGTCCTTGCACTCACTCAACAACGGCGCCCAAACTCTGCTCGAACATCAATCTCAG ATCTCAAGTCACCTGGTGATCCAAAGTATATGGAAGCAATTG AACTGAGCCCTGAGGAGTCTGAAGATGTGCTTTTCAAGGAG GCATGGCTTACCTACTTTTGGAGAAGAGCCAAGGCCCTAGGTATAGAGGAGGAAATAGCCAACAAACGGCTTCAATTTTGGATCAGCCGCAGTGCACAATCACCAACCTCACATGATGCTGTTGATG TTGAACAAGGCCTAACGGAGCTGAGGAAATTGGGCATTGAGCATCGACTATGGGAGGCATCTCGCAAAGAAACCGACCAGGATTCTTCTCTTATTGGAAAGTAA
- the LOC116003022 gene encoding protein NETWORKED 3C-like, with translation MDNISSSSAASQFRPHHSPWLHNTLAEVDAKLKTIMKLVEDDGETFAKRAEMYYQNKPQLLDLVQDLHKSYTVLAENHDHHLSTHHHHRVQNSDTVVVLLETAAADKEPPSDSPPILKNPEEDYSIVKAASPDSDDGGEAEEAASFWDAMKVVRDNESVLASFLRKYEEQRAEIGRLKSEIRVTRRLLDVERAEKQQGRGKGGSKFKKAFRRLLC, from the exons ATGGACAAtatctcatcatcatcagctGCTTCTCAGTTTCGTCCCCATCACTCTCCCTGGCTTCACAACACCTTAGcag AGGTGGATGCTAAGTTGAAGACAATCATGAAGCTGGTCGAGGACGACGGCGAAACATTCGCGAAGAGAGCCGAAATGTACTACCAAAACAAACCTCAACTCCTCGACCTCGTCCAAGACCTCCACAAATCCTACACCGTCCTAGCCGAAAACCACGACCACCACCTCTCAACTCACCATCACCATCGCGTCCAAAACTCCGACACCGTCGTCGTCCTCCTCGAAACCGCCGCCGCCGACAAGGAACCCCCCTCGGACTCGCCCCCAATCCTTAAAAACCCCGAAGAAGACTACAGCATCGTTAAAGCCGCCTCCCCGGACAGCGATGACGGCGGCGAAGCGGAGGAGGCGGCGTCGTTTTGGGACGCGATGAAGGTCGTGAGGGATAACGAGAGCGTTTTGGCGTCGTTTTTGAGGAAGTACGAGGAACAGCGGGCGGAGATTGGGAGGCTGAAGAGTGAGATTAGGGTTACGAGGCGTTTGCTTGATGTGGAGAGAGCTGAGAAGCAGCAGGGAAGGGGGAAAGGGGGTTCCAAATTTAAGAAAGCTTTTCGTAGATTGCTTTGTTAA